One genomic segment of candidate division KSB1 bacterium includes these proteins:
- a CDS encoding ribosome maturation factor RimP, producing the protein MTSAEDIRALVEQALAGQEVDLIDVELKGRPGRQVVRVFVDVDGGITLARCAELSQKISDLLDRKDPIPTSYTLEVSSPGLDRPLRSERDFQRNLERTLKIDYQEGESSRTLVGVLKQVGPGNIVIDCKGELRTLELKDVRLAKVQPRW; encoded by the coding sequence ATGACGAGCGCAGAAGACATTCGCGCATTGGTCGAGCAAGCGCTGGCAGGGCAGGAGGTTGACCTCATCGACGTCGAGCTCAAGGGACGTCCAGGACGGCAGGTCGTCCGCGTATTCGTCGATGTTGACGGGGGCATAACTCTTGCCCGCTGCGCGGAGCTGAGCCAGAAGATCTCTGACCTGCTGGATCGCAAGGACCCTATCCCGACGAGCTATACCTTGGAGGTCTCCTCTCCAGGGCTCGACCGGCCTTTGCGTTCCGAGCGCGATTTTCAGCGTAATCTCGAGCGAACGCTGAAAATCGACTATCAGGAAGGGGAGAGCTCGCGCACTCTTGTCGGCGTGCTCAAGCAGGTCGGTCCCGGGAACATCGTGATCGACTGCAAGGGGGAGTTGCGCACCTTGGAGCTCAAGGACGTCCGTCTGGCCAAGGTGCAGCCCAGGTGGTGA
- the nusA gene encoding transcription termination factor NusA produces MKSEIVEAFAEMAKERNMDKEVLAEIIESVFMGMIKKRFGTTDNFDIFVNFEKGEIEIYQNKKIVEEVTDEVCEIDLESARKVEPDLEIGDDFVEIVDPRSFGRRLILSARQNLSQRLKELEKESTYQAFSQRIGEIVSGDIRQVTVREGVYLVVDRTEVLMPPSEQIPTEHYRRGDTIKVLVKKVEQTTKGPQVIVSRADDRFLIRLFELEVPEISDGIIEIKAIAREPGERTKIGVYSTDKRIDAVGACVGMKGIRIQSIVKELNNEKIDIINWSSEPEIFVSRALSPAKPSRIILDEDNKTVIAMLPDDQISLAIGRGGQNRRLASKLTGYDIQPVKESEYKDLVKLERLKDRPLTTVAELRPSVVRKLLSAGLQNVRDVLESDVQGLMNIRGIGPKTAEEIVAAVTKELNE; encoded by the coding sequence ATGAAGAGCGAAATCGTTGAAGCCTTTGCCGAAATGGCCAAAGAACGCAACATGGACAAGGAGGTTTTGGCAGAGATCATCGAGTCGGTGTTCATGGGCATGATCAAGAAACGCTTTGGCACCACCGACAATTTCGACATCTTTGTCAATTTCGAAAAGGGCGAGATTGAGATATATCAGAACAAGAAGATCGTGGAGGAAGTGACCGACGAGGTCTGCGAGATCGACTTGGAATCGGCCCGCAAGGTAGAGCCCGATTTGGAGATCGGCGACGACTTTGTGGAGATTGTCGACCCGCGCAGCTTTGGCCGGCGTCTCATCCTTTCTGCGCGCCAAAACCTCAGCCAGAGACTCAAGGAGTTAGAGAAGGAGTCCACGTACCAGGCGTTTTCGCAGCGGATCGGGGAGATCGTCAGTGGCGACATCCGCCAAGTGACGGTACGCGAAGGCGTCTACCTGGTGGTGGACCGTACCGAGGTGCTGATGCCCCCCTCGGAACAGATCCCGACCGAGCACTACCGGCGCGGCGACACCATCAAGGTGCTTGTGAAGAAGGTAGAGCAAACGACCAAGGGCCCGCAGGTCATCGTCTCGCGGGCAGATGACCGCTTCCTCATCCGTCTGTTCGAACTTGAGGTACCCGAGATCAGCGATGGCATCATCGAAATCAAGGCCATTGCCCGAGAGCCTGGGGAGCGCACCAAGATCGGCGTCTATTCCACCGACAAGCGCATCGACGCGGTGGGCGCGTGCGTGGGCATGAAAGGCATCCGCATCCAGTCGATCGTCAAAGAGCTCAACAACGAGAAGATCGACATCATCAACTGGAGTAGCGAGCCGGAGATTTTCGTCAGCCGCGCACTGAGCCCGGCCAAGCCGTCGCGGATCATCTTGGATGAGGACAACAAGACGGTGATCGCCATGTTGCCTGACGACCAGATCTCCTTGGCCATCGGCCGAGGAGGGCAAAACAGGCGCTTGGCATCGAAACTCACGGGCTACGACATCCAGCCGGTGAAGGAGTCGGAATACAAAGACTTGGTCAAGTTGGAGCGGCTCAAAGATCGGCCACTCACGACGGTGGCTGAGCTGCGCCCCTCGGTGGTGCGCAAACTGCTGAGCGCGGGCCTGCAGAACGTGCGGGACGTGCTGGAGTCTGACGTCCAGGGGCTGATGAATATTCGTGGCATCGGACCAAAGACTGCGGAGGAGATAGTGGCCGCAGTTACCAAAGAATTGAACGAGTAG
- the infB gene encoding translation initiation factor IF-2 codes for MSTKRRVYLVAKEFNISNEALIDFLQHLKFDIRNQMSVVTDEAYAEVVKKYGKTAHVSDADREFRKMLRDKRLQEEQKWAAARLELQERIKAVSQLAKRKPRLRKLVEEPVAPTPAVEGAPVQAEEPRPAPAALQEAAAEAKEVAPPKPAHRRVRIVELPVTTEPARRPPEVVEEPKVEEEKVEEAVAAPPVAEAAEAPPQVEEAKPKKKKKRKRQKRVAEAEEEAVPLPPVEEAKKEKLRKRQKRRKPQFTEEEIEKSIRDTLARMADVGRKRPRRRAQEEELEVLPERKVIRVAEYASAAELADLLGVEPAEVIGKCLRLGIMASMNQRLDMDTIVLVASEFGYEVEQVEEFGADLLEAMEEEQDEKDLVPRPPVVTIMGHVDHGKTSLLDRIRQSNIVAGEVGGITQHIGAYEVMVNSKAITFLDTPGHEAFTAMRARGAQVTDIVVLVVAADDAVMPQTVEAINHAKAAGVPIVVAINKVDKPGANPDLIKQQLADHGVLVESWGGKHQCAEISAKTGQGVDRLLEMILIEAELLELRANPKRLARGVIIEARLDKGKGPVATVLVQDGTLRVGAPFVAGQVAGRVRTMFDERGKKITEAGPSCPAQVLGFAEVPQAGDKFVVVSSERESREISQRRQQLHREQEARCMRHKTLDQISKEIRDGRVKQLRVIIKADVDGSVEALTDALMKLSTGEVAVDVVHKGVGAISESDVLLASASDAIIIGFNIRPTIEARELAAKEDIDIRLYNIIYDAVENVKAALEGMLEPVFTEKLSGTAEVRQTFRVPNVGVVAGCYVQSGKISRSDRAKIYRADRLIYEGKIASLKRFKDDVPKVAAGFECGIAIENFSDLHEGDIIETYEVIKTERKL; via the coding sequence TTGAGTACCAAGAGGCGAGTATATCTGGTTGCCAAGGAATTCAACATTTCGAACGAGGCGCTGATCGATTTCCTGCAGCACCTGAAGTTCGATATTCGCAACCAGATGAGTGTGGTCACTGACGAGGCGTACGCGGAGGTCGTCAAGAAGTACGGCAAGACCGCGCACGTCTCGGATGCCGACCGCGAATTCCGCAAAATGCTCCGCGACAAGAGGTTGCAGGAGGAGCAAAAGTGGGCGGCGGCACGCCTGGAGCTCCAGGAACGCATCAAGGCGGTCAGCCAGCTCGCCAAACGCAAGCCGCGTTTGCGCAAGCTGGTTGAGGAACCTGTGGCACCTACCCCTGCCGTGGAAGGTGCGCCTGTCCAGGCAGAAGAGCCTCGTCCTGCGCCAGCTGCGCTGCAAGAAGCGGCTGCAGAAGCCAAGGAGGTGGCACCCCCGAAGCCCGCGCACCGCCGGGTGCGCATCGTTGAGCTGCCGGTGACCACCGAGCCAGCAAGGCGTCCGCCAGAGGTCGTGGAAGAGCCAAAGGTTGAGGAAGAGAAAGTTGAAGAGGCCGTAGCAGCACCGCCCGTCGCAGAGGCAGCTGAGGCTCCGCCCCAGGTGGAAGAGGCGAAGCCAAAGAAAAAGAAGAAGCGCAAACGGCAGAAGCGCGTTGCCGAGGCTGAAGAGGAGGCGGTTCCCCTGCCTCCGGTCGAGGAGGCCAAGAAGGAAAAGCTCCGCAAGCGTCAGAAGCGGCGGAAGCCCCAATTCACCGAGGAGGAGATCGAGAAGAGCATCCGCGACACGCTGGCGCGCATGGCGGATGTGGGGCGCAAGCGACCCCGCCGGCGCGCCCAAGAGGAGGAACTCGAAGTCCTGCCCGAGCGCAAGGTCATTCGCGTGGCCGAGTACGCCTCGGCCGCTGAGCTGGCCGACCTGCTCGGTGTGGAGCCTGCCGAGGTGATTGGCAAGTGCTTGCGCCTGGGCATTATGGCTTCCATGAATCAGCGGCTCGACATGGACACCATCGTCCTGGTCGCCTCTGAGTTCGGCTATGAGGTGGAGCAGGTGGAGGAGTTTGGCGCCGATCTATTAGAGGCGATGGAAGAGGAACAGGACGAAAAGGACCTTGTGCCACGACCGCCGGTAGTCACCATCATGGGCCACGTGGACCATGGCAAGACCTCGCTGTTGGACCGCATCCGCCAGAGCAATATCGTCGCGGGCGAGGTTGGGGGCATCACCCAGCACATTGGCGCCTACGAAGTGATGGTCAATAGCAAGGCCATCACCTTCCTCGATACCCCTGGGCACGAAGCCTTTACGGCGATGCGTGCGCGCGGGGCACAGGTCACCGACATCGTCGTGCTCGTTGTCGCCGCCGACGATGCTGTCATGCCCCAGACGGTGGAGGCCATCAACCACGCGAAGGCGGCTGGCGTCCCGATCGTGGTGGCGATCAATAAAGTGGACAAGCCTGGGGCGAATCCGGACCTCATCAAGCAGCAGTTGGCTGACCACGGGGTGCTTGTGGAAAGCTGGGGCGGCAAGCACCAGTGCGCCGAGATCTCGGCCAAGACCGGCCAGGGCGTAGATCGCCTGCTGGAGATGATCCTCATCGAAGCCGAGCTCCTCGAGCTGCGGGCCAATCCGAAACGCCTGGCGCGTGGCGTCATCATCGAAGCGCGCCTGGACAAAGGCAAAGGGCCGGTTGCCACGGTGTTGGTGCAGGATGGAACGCTCCGTGTCGGCGCCCCGTTCGTCGCCGGGCAGGTGGCTGGGCGCGTGCGCACCATGTTCGACGAGCGCGGCAAAAAGATCACCGAGGCAGGACCATCCTGCCCAGCGCAGGTACTTGGCTTTGCCGAAGTGCCGCAGGCGGGCGACAAGTTTGTGGTGGTCAGTTCCGAGCGCGAGTCGCGAGAGATTAGCCAGCGCCGGCAGCAACTCCATCGCGAGCAAGAGGCGCGGTGCATGCGCCACAAGACTCTGGACCAGATCTCCAAGGAAATCCGCGACGGCAGGGTGAAGCAGCTGCGGGTCATCATCAAGGCCGACGTGGACGGCTCGGTGGAAGCGCTCACCGACGCCCTGATGAAACTCAGCACGGGCGAGGTCGCCGTCGACGTGGTGCACAAAGGCGTGGGGGCAATCTCCGAGTCGGACGTGCTCCTTGCCTCGGCCTCTGACGCGATTATCATCGGCTTCAACATTCGTCCCACAATCGAGGCGCGTGAGCTTGCGGCCAAGGAGGACATCGATATCCGCCTGTACAACATCATCTACGATGCCGTGGAGAACGTCAAAGCTGCTCTGGAGGGCATGCTCGAGCCTGTCTTCACCGAGAAGCTCAGCGGCACTGCCGAAGTACGACAAACCTTCCGGGTGCCCAACGTGGGCGTGGTCGCGGGATGCTATGTACAGAGCGGCAAGATTTCACGGAGTGACCGCGCCAAGATCTATCGCGCCGATCGGCTCATTTACGAAGGAAAGATCGCCTCGCTGAAGCGCTTCAAAGACGACGTACCTAAGGTCGCTGCCGGCTTTGAATGTGGCATTGCCATTGAGAACTTTAGCGACCTGCACGAGGGCGACATCATTGAGACCTACGAAGTCATCAAGACGGAACGCAAGCTGTAG
- a CDS encoding DUF503 domain-containing protein gives MFVGLSQFELFIPDSGSLKSKRFVLSSLKARLRNRFNVSVAEVGDTEKWQRVTLGVVTIANEQRFVDEMLAKIYNFVEGERQVQILGYRSEIL, from the coding sequence ATGTTTGTCGGCCTTTCCCAGTTTGAGCTGTTCATCCCCGACAGCGGGTCGCTGAAATCGAAGCGATTCGTGCTCAGCAGCCTCAAGGCACGGCTGCGCAACCGCTTCAACGTGAGCGTTGCCGAAGTAGGCGACACGGAAAAGTGGCAACGGGTGACTCTCGGCGTAGTGACCATTGCCAATGAGCAGCGCTTTGTCGATGAGATGCTGGCAAAAATCTACAACTTTGTCGAAGGCGAGAGGCAAGTACAAATACTGGGCTACCGCTCAGAAATACTCTAA
- the rbfA gene encoding 30S ribosome-binding factor RbfA, which yields MHPSYKRSLRVGELVKRELSAIILRHVKDPGVGEMTITEVTVSDDLRLAKVYVATLNDPVAREATMQALQRAAGFLRSQLGARIKVRYTPELRFVYDDTLDRADRIEALLRRAGESSTED from the coding sequence ATGCACCCTTCGTACAAGAGATCGTTGCGGGTCGGTGAGCTTGTCAAGCGGGAGCTCAGCGCCATTATTCTCCGGCACGTGAAGGATCCCGGGGTCGGAGAGATGACCATCACCGAGGTCACCGTGAGCGATGATTTGCGCCTGGCCAAGGTCTACGTTGCCACGCTCAATGACCCTGTGGCCCGCGAAGCGACGATGCAGGCGCTGCAGCGGGCTGCGGGCTTCTTACGCAGTCAACTGGGCGCCCGCATCAAAGTGAGGTATACACCCGAACTGCGCTTTGTGTACGATGACACTCTTGACCGCGCCGACCGCATCGAAGCACTCCTGCGCAGAGCAGGGGAA